Sequence from the Ignavibacteria bacterium genome:
CTCGCCAGATACAAAGGTGATCCGAACACCCGGAATGTTGAATCGATCAGAGCAGATCTCTTGAAAATGCCACAACTCTCGGCTCAATAGAATGGATAAGCCGGTAAAAATCTCTCAGGTCGTTATGACCGAGCTGGTGCTTCCAAACCACACCAACCCCCACTCACATCTTTTGGGCGGGCAGTTGATGCTTTGGATCGATATTTGTGCCGCTCTCTGCGCCGCAAAACACGCCCAGGCCGTCTGCGTAACTGCCTCTGTTGATAAAATTGATTTTCACCACCCCATTAAACTCGGGGAAGTGGTTACACTTCAGGCATCGGTAAACAGAGTATTTAATACCTCGCTTGAAGTGGGGGTAAAAATCCACTCCGAATCATTTTATTCGGGGAACAGAGCGCATACAAACAGTGCGTATCTTACATTTGTAAGTATCGACAAAGATGGCAACCCCGTACCCGCACCAAAAGTAATCCCCGAAACTGAAGAGGAGATTCGCCGGTTTGAGCAGGCAGGAACCAGACGGGAACAGCGCCTCCGTAACCGGATAAAATGACCGGGACCACACAGGCAGGATCATAACAACATTCATGCGGAATACTTTTTTAATAGTTTTTTTATCTCCTTTCCTGATTTTTTCTCAGGATAAACCCGATCTCGATTCCGTTTTTAATGTTTTCACAGCTCTTCGAACCACTCAACAGGTATCATTGCCCCAGACAGCGAAATACCACAAGTGCGGTCTCCCTTCACTATCTCCGTTAGTTTACTTCCAAGATGAATTAAAACCGGAACAAAAACTTTTATTTAAAGAGATTACTGCTCGACCTGTTTTGGATACAAGCATCGTGTCTCCCCAAAAACGGTTTCGGATCCACTACGATAAATCAGGGTTTCAAAAGCCTGCTTATTCAGTCGACAGTCTGGCCCTTGCTCTCGATTCTTCATATCAGTTCGAAATTACATATTTAAAGTATCCCGCACCCCCTTCTGACGATACAGCCGGTGGTGACAGCCTTTATGATGTTTACATCGTAGCTTTTCAATACTATTACGGCGAGACGATCCCTGAAACGAAGGTTTCACCCTTTCTCGAGCAATATTCGTCATACATAAAAATTGACAATGATTTTGCAGGTTTCTATACAAGCGG
This genomic interval carries:
- a CDS encoding acyl-CoA thioesterase — protein: MDKPVKISQVVMTELVLPNHTNPHSHLLGGQLMLWIDICAALCAAKHAQAVCVTASVDKIDFHHPIKLGEVVTLQASVNRVFNTSLEVGVKIHSESFYSGNRAHTNSAYLTFVSIDKDGNPVPAPKVIPETEEEIRRFEQAGTRREQRLRNRIK